In one window of Lynx canadensis isolate LIC74 chromosome B3, mLynCan4.pri.v2, whole genome shotgun sequence DNA:
- the LOC115516321 gene encoding granzyme H-like isoform X2, translating into MQPLLLLLALLLPLEARTEEIIGGHEAKPHSRPYMVFVQFLVGNSKKRCGGTLVNEDFVLTAAHCLGSSINITLGAHNIKKQEKTQQIIPVRRAIPHPDYNPKNYSNDIMLLQLVKKAKLTAAVRPLGLPKGKDRVRPGQVCSVAGWGRMAMGTLATTLQEVELIVQEDRECRSRFRGYYMGATQICVGDPKKMKTSFKGDSGGPLVCNNVAQGTFSYGNGNGTPPGVFDKVSHFLPWIKRIMKHFSQQA; encoded by the exons ATGCAACCACTTCTGCTTTTGCTGGCCCTTCTGCTGCCCCTTGAGGCCAGGACAG AGGAGATCATCGGGGGCCATGAGGCCAAGCCCCACTCTCGGCCCTACATGGTATTTGTTCAGTTTCTCGTCGGGAACAGCAAGAAGAGGTGCGGCGGTACCCTTGTGAACGAGGACTTTGTTCTGACGGCTGCTCACTGCTTGGGAAG CTCCATCAACATCACCCTGGGGGCCCACAACATCAAGAAGCAGGAGAAGACCCAGCAGATCATCCCCGTGAGAAGAGCCATCCCCCACCCAGACTATAATCCAAAGAACTACTCCAACGACATCATGTTACTGCAG CTGGTGAAAAAGGCCAAGCTGACTGCAGCTGTGAGGCCCCTGGGCCTGCCCAAAGGCAAGGACCGGGTGAGGCCGGGACAGGTGTGCAGTGTGGCCGGCTGGGGACGCATGGCCATGGGCACTCTAGCAACCACTCTGCAGGAGGTAGAGCTGATCGTGCAGGAGGATCGGGAGTGCAGATCCCGCTTCCGTGGCTATTACATGGGGGCCACCCAGATCTGTGTAGGAGACCCGAAGAAGATGAAGACCAGCTTCAAG ggGGACTCTGGGGGACCCCTCGTGTGTAACAACGTGGCCCAAGGGACTTTCTCTTATGGAAACGGGAATGGGACACCTCCAGGGGTCTTCGACAAGGTCTCACACTTCCTGCCCTGGataaagagaataatgaagcacTTCTCTCAGCAGGCGTGA
- the LOC115516321 gene encoding granzyme H-like isoform X4 has protein sequence MQPLLLLLALLLPLEARTEEIIGGHEAKPHSRPYMVFVQFLVGNSKKRCGGTLVNEDFVLTAAHCLGSSINITLGAHNIKKQEKTQQIIPVRRAIPHPDYNPKNYSNDIMLLQGDSGGPLVCNNVAQGTFSYGNGNGTPPGVFDKVSHFLPWIKRIMKHFSQQA, from the exons ATGCAACCACTTCTGCTTTTGCTGGCCCTTCTGCTGCCCCTTGAGGCCAGGACAG AGGAGATCATCGGGGGCCATGAGGCCAAGCCCCACTCTCGGCCCTACATGGTATTTGTTCAGTTTCTCGTCGGGAACAGCAAGAAGAGGTGCGGCGGTACCCTTGTGAACGAGGACTTTGTTCTGACGGCTGCTCACTGCTTGGGAAG CTCCATCAACATCACCCTGGGGGCCCACAACATCAAGAAGCAGGAGAAGACCCAGCAGATCATCCCCGTGAGAAGAGCCATCCCCCACCCAGACTATAATCCAAAGAACTACTCCAACGACATCATGTTACTGCAG ggGGACTCTGGGGGACCCCTCGTGTGTAACAACGTGGCCCAAGGGACTTTCTCTTATGGAAACGGGAATGGGACACCTCCAGGGGTCTTCGACAAGGTCTCACACTTCCTGCCCTGGataaagagaataatgaagcacTTCTCTCAGCAGGCGTGA
- the LOC115516321 gene encoding granzyme H-like isoform X3: protein MVFVQFLVGNSKKRCGGTLVNEDFVLTAAHCLGSSINITLGAHNIKKQEKTQQIIPVRRAIPHPDYNPKNYSNDIMLLQLVKKAKLTAAVRPLGLPKGKDRVRPGQVCSVAGWGRMAMGTLATTLQEVELIVQEDRECRSRFRGYYMGATQICVGDPKKMKTSFKGDSGGPLVCNNVAQGTFSYGNGNGTPPGVFDKVSHFLPWIKRIMKHFSQQA, encoded by the exons ATGGTATTTGTTCAGTTTCTCGTCGGGAACAGCAAGAAGAGGTGCGGCGGTACCCTTGTGAACGAGGACTTTGTTCTGACGGCTGCTCACTGCTTGGGAAG CTCCATCAACATCACCCTGGGGGCCCACAACATCAAGAAGCAGGAGAAGACCCAGCAGATCATCCCCGTGAGAAGAGCCATCCCCCACCCAGACTATAATCCAAAGAACTACTCCAACGACATCATGTTACTGCAG CTGGTGAAAAAGGCCAAGCTGACTGCAGCTGTGAGGCCCCTGGGCCTGCCCAAAGGCAAGGACCGGGTGAGGCCGGGACAGGTGTGCAGTGTGGCCGGCTGGGGACGCATGGCCATGGGCACTCTAGCAACCACTCTGCAGGAGGTAGAGCTGATCGTGCAGGAGGATCGGGAGTGCAGATCCCGCTTCCGTGGCTATTACATGGGGGCCACCCAGATCTGTGTAGGAGACCCGAAGAAGATGAAGACCAGCTTCAAG ggGGACTCTGGGGGACCCCTCGTGTGTAACAACGTGGCCCAAGGGACTTTCTCTTATGGAAACGGGAATGGGACACCTCCAGGGGTCTTCGACAAGGTCTCACACTTCCTGCCCTGGataaagagaataatgaagcacTTCTCTCAGCAGGCGTGA
- the LOC115516321 gene encoding granzyme H-like isoform X1, translating to MQPLLLLLALLLPLEARTAVPSHPIHQPFLSEEIIGGHEAKPHSRPYMVFVQFLVGNSKKRCGGTLVNEDFVLTAAHCLGSSINITLGAHNIKKQEKTQQIIPVRRAIPHPDYNPKNYSNDIMLLQLVKKAKLTAAVRPLGLPKGKDRVRPGQVCSVAGWGRMAMGTLATTLQEVELIVQEDRECRSRFRGYYMGATQICVGDPKKMKTSFKGDSGGPLVCNNVAQGTFSYGNGNGTPPGVFDKVSHFLPWIKRIMKHFSQQA from the exons ATGCAACCACTTCTGCTTTTGCTGGCCCTTCTGCTGCCCCTTGAGGCCAGGACAG CTGTCCCCAGTCACCCCATCCACCAGCCTTTTCTTTCAGAGGAGATCATCGGGGGCCATGAGGCCAAGCCCCACTCTCGGCCCTACATGGTATTTGTTCAGTTTCTCGTCGGGAACAGCAAGAAGAGGTGCGGCGGTACCCTTGTGAACGAGGACTTTGTTCTGACGGCTGCTCACTGCTTGGGAAG CTCCATCAACATCACCCTGGGGGCCCACAACATCAAGAAGCAGGAGAAGACCCAGCAGATCATCCCCGTGAGAAGAGCCATCCCCCACCCAGACTATAATCCAAAGAACTACTCCAACGACATCATGTTACTGCAG CTGGTGAAAAAGGCCAAGCTGACTGCAGCTGTGAGGCCCCTGGGCCTGCCCAAAGGCAAGGACCGGGTGAGGCCGGGACAGGTGTGCAGTGTGGCCGGCTGGGGACGCATGGCCATGGGCACTCTAGCAACCACTCTGCAGGAGGTAGAGCTGATCGTGCAGGAGGATCGGGAGTGCAGATCCCGCTTCCGTGGCTATTACATGGGGGCCACCCAGATCTGTGTAGGAGACCCGAAGAAGATGAAGACCAGCTTCAAG ggGGACTCTGGGGGACCCCTCGTGTGTAACAACGTGGCCCAAGGGACTTTCTCTTATGGAAACGGGAATGGGACACCTCCAGGGGTCTTCGACAAGGTCTCACACTTCCTGCCCTGGataaagagaataatgaagcacTTCTCTCAGCAGGCGTGA